A genomic window from Streptomyces sp. NBC_01429 includes:
- a CDS encoding SCO6745 family protein, translating into MTSRTDRAARHCQAVLNPLHSALYFSPDLTSEFARLDVDARGAYFAARAAPLGPVGAGVVTAAFYNFSHEHVGRYIPRLWETVSPAQALDARLRAADSMLRRLLGEEAIASRELAEAAELALLAAGAGTRPARPLYAANADLPVPRAPHLALWHAATLLREHRGDGHLAVLVTAELDPVEALTSHTASGRGMEQGWVRASRGWSQEEWTAAQERLRARGLLDGADELTPAGTELRKTLEYETDRLDRAPYERLGAAGVARLTELAGAFTATAVAAGAFPAGLFGVR; encoded by the coding sequence ATGACTTCCCGGACCGACCGCGCCGCGCGGCACTGTCAAGCCGTCCTCAATCCCCTCCACTCGGCCCTGTACTTCTCCCCCGACCTCACGAGCGAGTTCGCGCGCCTGGACGTGGACGCGCGGGGCGCCTACTTCGCGGCCCGGGCCGCTCCGCTCGGCCCGGTCGGCGCGGGGGTCGTCACCGCGGCCTTCTACAACTTCAGCCACGAGCACGTCGGCCGGTACATCCCGCGTCTGTGGGAGACCGTCTCCCCCGCGCAGGCGCTCGACGCGCGCCTGCGCGCCGCCGACTCGATGCTGCGGCGGCTGCTGGGCGAGGAGGCCATCGCGTCGCGGGAGCTGGCCGAGGCGGCCGAACTGGCGCTGCTGGCGGCCGGGGCCGGCACGCGCCCGGCGCGCCCGCTGTACGCGGCCAACGCCGACCTGCCGGTGCCGCGGGCGCCGCATCTCGCGCTCTGGCACGCCGCGACGCTGCTGCGCGAACACCGGGGCGACGGACATCTCGCGGTGCTGGTGACCGCGGAACTCGACCCGGTCGAGGCGCTGACCAGCCACACCGCGAGCGGCCGGGGCATGGAGCAGGGCTGGGTCCGCGCCAGCCGCGGCTGGAGCCAGGAGGAGTGGACGGCGGCCCAGGAGCGGCTGCGGGCGCGCGGGCTGCTGGACGGCGCGGACGAGCTGACCCCGGCGGGCACGGAGCTGCGCAAGACCCTGGAGTACGAGACCGACCGGCTGGACCGGGCCCCGTACGAGCGCCTGGGCGCGGCCGGTGTGGCCCGGCTCACCGAGCTGGCGGGCGCCTTCACGGCGACGGCGGTGGCGGCCGGGGCGTTCCCGGCGGGGCTGTTCGGCGTGCGCTGA